atattttttgattttttaaattcgtaaaaaaatgatatttaccggctaaaattattattagtcgGCTAATATCAATAAATACCGACCAAAATAATTAGTCGggataatatatttttatttattgattttttaaattcataaaaaagtgatttttacCGACTAAAAACTTATTATTAGTCGggaaatataaataaataccgactaaattaattagtcggtaaattgtattatatttatttatttttaaaattggtaaaaatgatttttaccgACTAAAACTTATTATTAGTCGggtaatataaataaataccgACTAAATGATAGTCGGTAAATTGtattatatttattgattttttaaattcgtaaaaaatgatttttaccgACTAAAACTTATTATTAGTCGggtaatataaataaatactgactaaattaattagtcggtaaattttattatatttattgattttttaaattcataaaaaatgatttttaccgACTAAAACTTATTATTAGTCGggtaatataaataaataccgactaaattaattagtcggtaaattatattatatttattgattttttacattagtaaaaaatgatttttaccgACTAAAACGTATTATTAGTCGGCTAATATCAATAAATACCGACTAAATATGTTTAGTCGGGAATAATTAACACTTCTACCGACTAATttatatttagtcggtaattggcCATTATTTGGCGACCAAAgattttttagtcggcaattttagtcgggaattgtgtaatttgttgtagtgagaAAAACAATTTTAGGCTTTACATTTAATGGTTCACTTCGGTCCAATAGCATCAAATGACacaaagaaaaacagtttttggcTTTACATTTAATGGTCCACTTCGGTCCGATAACATCAAATCTGACTTTGGAGCTTGGCAATTAATACTCTCAGATTGTTTCATAAATATCAGTTCACAGAAGATTTTGGACTCAACGTCTATATTTGCGATTAATGAAGATCAAGTTTTCTGCTAGAAGATTTCTGCTCAACGGAAATGTTTTGAACggtcattttcttctttgccatAAAAAGGAAGTTTCAATTACGGAAGagaacatttttatttatttttggtacatCGGAATTTCATTCAAAAGACTAGAAACACAGGTTCACAACAGGAGATATAAACAGAATAACCAAACCAGCCTAAAAGGGCCAAAGCATCTAATCTAAAACCCGCCTAACATTTAGGCCTTCTCTGATAAGGAATTCCTCGAGGGAGATGGGGATGTCCACAGCTACAATTAGGTCTTCGTCTTGCTCTGCTCCCATGTGGGCGAGGTGTTCCGCGCACTAATTTGCAGTGCGGTAGACGTGGTTCAACGTCGTATCCATGTGAGTGAGGAGGCCATGCGCTTCGTGAATAACAACACTCTGCGCGTACATGGTTACCCGGTTGCCATCTTTGATTAGATTCACCACCAACATAGCATCTGACTCAATCTGGACATTCCGCAAACTTTTCTCCAAAATGATTTGCAGTCCTTTATATATCCCCCAAAGTTCCGCTTCAAGACTAGATTTGAAGTTAAGCTTTCCGAAGAAACCCAAGATCCAGTCTCCTTTAGCATATCCCTGAATAGGCCTCCAAATCTAGCTTTTCCATTTGATTCATACCAGCATCAACCAGTGTTAAGCTTGATTGTAGGGAGGGCTCCAGTTAGAAGTCTAAGTAGTGATGAGGTCATGTAGGTGAGGGGCTTTAAAAGCTGAATCAATTTCATGAGCATAGTCAAATATTGTCTTGGCACTAACGAGAATATCGTTATCTAGATTATCGAAACTTTTTTTGTTGCGGTCTTTCCAGATTTGCCAAAGAGTGGTGATGAAAAAGGTATGCCAAGGCAATGTAGAACTGCTGCTCACTGAAATTTTAGCCTTAAGACTAGAGGAAAACCGGTCAATTTAAAACCCGGGCGCATGACATGACCATATGGGATAACATTCCAGAGCTCATGGCTTTGGGGCAATCCCAGTGGAGGAATTACATCTAGGACACAGGTCAGAGCTGCAGATATCTCTCCTGGCACGAAGCTTATTGGTTGGAAGTTTGTGGAGAAAAATGAGCCATATGAAAGTTTTAAATTTTGCTGGAACTATGAGTTTCTAAAACCACTTTCAACCTGTAAGGTCATTCGCGTCTTGGTTGATAATTTTATAGGCAGCAGCTACCGAAAAATTTCCACTTGGGGATTCCATCCAAGTAGGGTGATCCGGGCCTTGATGGCCCACAGGTAATCTTACTCTAAGGATAGAGCCAATGGTTCCTTGGTCCACGATCTGGATAATCCCATCCAGATTCCATCTATATATACTACAACAAAATGGGGATTTAGGGGCACTTTTAAAAGGGCATTTTTCCAACACTGCCTTATTAAGTTATTAATGAGGCACCACTTCCTAAAGTGCCCCATTTGATTCTACCTATTGCGGCAGTCAACCTAAACACcaaatttaacatttttttttattttaatttaatatgATAGGGCAGTTGAAAGTGCCTCGAAAAGCTGGATTTAATAGGGCACTTATCAAGAGTTATAAAACTACGCCGTTTTTTAATAAACTTATTTGTTTCAAATttaccattttttattattttaatttaatatgATAGGGCAATTGAAAGTGTCTCATAAAGATAGGTTTAATAGGGCACTTATTTGGAGACATAAAACTACGTCGTTTTTGtaatgaactttttttgtttaaaatcaACGTTTCTAATAGGGCATCTTTGCCCACAACGTCGTTCACAGTATGCCGATCTAGACTCCAGATCGATATAGCTTCCTCCTATCTTCTCCTTCAAGCCCTAATTGGTAAACCACCCGAAGAAagccaaacaaaaagaaagtggaaGAAAGGCAAGCCTAAAGATAATCCTACTTCTTTATTATTTCAGGTAGTGTAATTtctttgccttttgttttctttattccAGGTATTTTTGTACGCATTCGGAACTTGGAACTTTAGGAATTTTATATTGCATTCAAGGTGTTTGTAAgaatgccttaaattattgctTTCAAGGTGTTTGTAAGAATgcctaaataaaataaagaaatatacATCTATATGCTAGCTCCTTTGCAATCTCTAAAGATCGAGGCCTCCAAATCCAACTTTGTTATCGAAAGCATGCATTCCAGCATCCTTCAACATTGAGCTTCACTTCTCCTGCAATAGGTAAAGTCCATTGGCGGGTATTAGCAACATTTTAGCTAGGTCTGGGGTTAGAGGGGATCTAAATGCATCAGTTATCTCCCATGCATAAGATGTGATGGACTTGAAGCCAGTAGgagaagtaccaaaaaaaaaagtaggagtatACTGCATGCATGCTCTATATCATCAAACCTTTGATTAAATTGATGATACAAtcggagatgatgcaatcataatttgtatttcaaatatttaaaatGATCCTTAAAAAACCATAACACGCATTGTATGAAAATTCATCGTATCAGAGAATACTAATGCTTCGGAGAGTGGTATGTACATGTCTCTTTAGAATTGATTGGGATAATACTTGACTCTTGTCTACTAAAAAAAGTGAacaacatgaaattcaaaagcCTAAAATGCACCTTTCATGAAATTAGGtaagaaacaaacacaaaaaagtaTTAAACCGCTCTTTACCTTATGAATAGTGCCGCGTCAACAGTTATAGTTTGGTctctatggtttttttttttccccctctacTGTATTCGTCAACTTtcaagaagagaagaataaattGGTTAACATGGTCCATTGGCCAGTTTTGTGGTCGGGACATTGAGAAGCATTTTTGTTACGAATCTCCCCTTCAATTTTATGATTGCTGATTGCTTtggttggtttcaatatttttagcGGTTGTTTAGTTGCCAAATTAGATTAGCACACACTTGTTATAAAATATTATCACATCGGCAAACTCATCACCAATGATAGTTGATTCTCCAACCAAACTCAGGAACTCTCTTTTTGGATGAATTGTAGGACTATTTTCCTAGTATTTGTGAGAGGGGTTGTATttaaactctcttttttttttttgtcctgtCATGCTTGGGGAAtgtgtttgcatttttttgatttcttaaaCCTATGGGTATTTCTTTATCCATACTCCATGGGAATATATTATGAACTTCACCAATTTTTTATGCCTATGTGCTTAGCTCGGTTAAATTTATTCAtttctttgttggttttttAACCCAAGACTCAACTCCCGTAGTCTTTATAAAATTACTCTATAGCATATGTTATCATATCCTTCAAAAAACTATACATATCCCATCTCGTaattttttgtatagaaatccgTATGTATCCTACAATTAGTATCGCTTCCTTCGAAAAACTATAAAAAGGTTTGGGGATCTCTGTTTGTGGGAGAATAGGAGATTCTATTTTTCCCACTTAGTTTCCTATGTTCAAAACCTTGCCATTTATTGAAATTCTTGACCGCAAGAGGAACTTAATATACGTTATTTTTATCCATAAACTTTACATGAATATATATGTATTGGCTTGAAAGAgccaacagtttttttttttgctttgctgAATCTTATTGTTGTGAAGCTTGTAGAACTACATCAATTTTTCATGCTTAAGTCCACCTAACATGAGGCATAAGAAGCTATCCTCCGTATAAAAAATACATTCCAGTTTCATATGAAAGCCCTTACATAGATTATGAAGTTTAACTATGTGCCATAATTTTATGTTATCGTTATGGGATTTGTAGCACGATGGTTTTGTGTTCTTATATATGATACATGActgtcatttttcctttttgtataaatatcTTTTTGTCCTGTTGCTTAATTATGTTGCCTTCTTGCAGAGTTTTGATATCAGTTTACGGAGAAACGTAATGGATAAGAGTTGGATGTATCAATCTCGGTTGACCAGTGAGTATTTGAACGGAGTAGAGGGATTCTTGAATTTCGCATTCCAAAACGCAAGTATCGATGGGAAAATTGTTTGTCCATGTGTGAAGTGTGGAAATGGCAGATGGGTGACGCGATCTGAGGCAGTAGACCATCTTATATGTGACGGTTTTATCAAGGGTTACACAAAATGGATAGCTCATGGAGAAGCTTTGTCATCTACTACAACAGCTCCAATTCCCACTAATTCTGGTAATGCTTTGGGTACAAATAATAGCATGCGTGAGATGCTGTATGATAAATTCGGGATCTCAAATAGAGATATTGGCATGGATGACGTGCCAAATAATGTAGAGTTGTCGAATGCAGATGCTAAAAAATTTTATAAGTTGGTAAACGATGCCCAAAAACCTTTGTACCCTGGGTGTAAAGAGTTTTCAAAGCTTTCATTGCTCGTTGAACTATTTCACAATAAGTGCCTTGGAAAATGGACTAACGACTCATTTACCAAGCTACTTCGGACGTTCAACAGAGTAATTCCAGAGGGTGAGAAATTGCCCAACTCATATTATGAAGCGAAAAAAGTGTTGGGGGAATTGGGTCTCTCATACAAAAAGATCCATGATTGCCCTAATGATTGCATGTTGTATTGGAAAGAACATATTGATGATACAGAATGTCATGTATGTCATGAACAGAGGTACAAAACCGTTGACAGTCATGAAGGAGCAGAAGGAACCTCAGCGAAAAAGCGTAAAAAGGTCCCCAGAAAGGTTTTACGCCATTTTCCATTGATACCAAGGCTACAAAGGTTGTTCATGTCGTCAAAGATTGCATCTTTTATGAAGTGGCATGATGAGGGTCGCACCAAAGATGGTTGCATGCGTCATCCTGCTGATTCCCCTACTTGGCAGACTTTTGACTTCCAACATAAGGAATTTGCTACAGATTCACGTAATGTTAGACTTGGATTAGCGTCAGATGGATTTAATCCTTTTGGGATGATGAGTAATGTGCATAGTACATGGCCTGTCATCTTGATGCCATACAACCTGCCACCTTGGATGTGTATGAAACAACCGTACTTCATAATGTCGTTGCTTATACCCGGTCGTTCAGCACCTGGAAATAACATTGATGTTTATTTGCAACCATTGATAGAGGAGCTGAAAGAGTTATGGGGGGTCGGAGTAGATACATTTGATTCttcaaccaatcaaaattttaagATGCATGCTGCCTTAATGTGGACTATCAATGATTTTCCTGCATATGCAAATTTGTCTGGGTGGAGCACTAAAGGGCGTCTTGCATGTCCATCATGCCATAAAGAcacatgttcttcttggttgaagTATAGTGGGAAGCACATCTACATGGACCATCGACGATTCTTGGAGGATAGCCATATGTATAGACGAGATAAAAGGTCGTTTAATGGAAAGGAAGAGCGTCGGAAGGCACCTTGTCGCTTAACTGGGTCTATGATACAAGATCAGCTAAAAGGCGTTCAATTTAAGTTTGGAAAGCTAGTTAAGGATAATCCTAAGTTGCCATTCAACTGGAAGAAGCCTAGCATATTCTTCGAATTACCTTATTGGAAAGATAATTTACTGCGACACAATCTAGATGTAATGCACATAGAAAAAAATGTTTGCGATAGCGTGCTTGCAacattgttaaatttggttGGGAAATCAAAGGATCATTGGAAGGCACGTCAAGATTTAAAAGATATGGGCTTTAGAAGTGAGCTTCATCCCATAGAAGATGAATCAGGTCGCACATACTTGCCTGCCGCATGCTTTTCAATGACTAAAAAGGAGAAAGACATCTTTTACAAAGtcttaaaaaatgtaaaagttCCAGATGGGTATGCTTCGAATATTTCAAGATCTTTCCAGGACAAAGAACATAAAGTTTATGGGCTGAAGAGTCATGACAATCATATTTTGATGCAACAATTGCTCCCATTAGCATTGCGAAGAGTATTGCCTAAGCAAGTGCGGTCCCCTTTGATTAaattgtgcaatttttttagagaattGTGTGGTAAAGTTCTTCATGCTCGTGACTTGATCCGTTTGGAGAAGCAAATTGCAATAACCTTGTGTGAGTTGGAAAGGATTTTCCCCCCATCATTTTTTGATATCATGATGCATTTACCAGTTCATTTGGCTACTGAGGCCAAACTTGCGGGGCCAGTTCATTATCGTTGGATGTATCCCATAGAGAGGTTTGTTTTATCTTATAgaatattttcattttcgtttaTTCAAGATATCTCATTTAATTTTCACTTAGTATTGCCAACTTTTGCTCATAATAGGTATTTAGCAACATTGAAGTCATATGTGCGAAACAAAAATCGTCCCGAGGGTTCCATTGCGGAAGGATATTTGGCAGAGGAGTGTTTGACGTTTTGCTCTAGGTACTTGGAGGATGTTGAAACGAGGTTTAATCGAGTGGGCAGAAATGATGATGAGGGTAGTACTGTTGCTGCAAGGTTGCCTATTTTCTCAACACAAGGACGGCCATTTGGAAAAGTAGTGACAGAAACCTTGGATCAGGAAACGTTAGTGAAGGCACATCAATATGTGTTGTTCAATTGTGACGCGGTAGACAAATTTTCCAAGTAAGAGACtcaccaaaaataatttatttttagctgTATCATatgaaagttgtatttttattgcTCATATAATTAACTTGAACGTGCAGTCAACACCAGACCATGATAAGAGATCGAAATCCACGTTTGCGTATATGGGAAGTCCAACGTATGCATAATGAAAAGTTTGCATCATGGTTTGGAAACCACGTAAGTATATTGATGATAAGTACTTCCTTTTTTTCATTCCTTTTAGATAagccttttttttgaaatttattagTTGTTCGAAATAGGTTCAAGACTTGCAACTTGCAGAGGATAAACAGCTTTCTGAAGAGCTTAGAGCTCTAGCTCGGGGACCAGATGATGTAGGGAAGAGATATAGAGGATATCTTATAAATGGTTTCAGGTTCCACACACGAGAAGTTGAGAGGACAAGAAAATTTCAGAATAGTGGGGTAGTTGTTACTGCAACAACAAGAAGTTTTTCAAGTGCTAGTGACAATAATCCAGTGGCTGGTGATATAGCTTACTATGGCGTTTTGACAGATGTTATTGAGCTGAGTTACTTCGGAGGGAGGAAGGTTGTGTTGTTTAAGTGCGACTGGATGTCAGAAGGCAAAAACAGAAGGCCAGATGAACATGGTTTTACTCTTGTCAATTTTGCACGATTGGTACATGCCAATGAGCCTTTTGTTTTAGCTTCTCAAGTACAACAAGCATTTTATGTTGAAGATCCCCTTGACAAAGGGTGGCATGTTGTGATAAAGACAACTGCTAGAGACGCTTTTAATATGAACACAAAGTCATGCATCGATGATGTGGAGACGTATTTGCAGAGTGAGTCATGTGATGGTCAATTGCAAGATGATCAAGGTGATATCAGTTTGGTTAGAGAAGATGTGCAGGGAACAACTGTAGACACTATTGATGCAACAACAGCTCAAGTGGTAGAAGGCGATGGAGTCGAGGGGATTTAGAATCCATTTCTAGATGCTTATATGATGTTTTCAAGGAATGTGTTGCcttgccttttctttttattcttaaAAGTAGATGTTATTTCGAAGACCTTGAATTTAATTTCAGTAGCATAGTGTTTTACTTTTCTAGTTTTTGCAAGACTGTTTAGCTGAAGTACATACTTGTTTTCTCTGCTTTTGTTAAGCACTGATGCATGGTTAGATTATTGCCATTAATTAGTTGTCTAACTTCTCTTGCAGCTTCAAACGATTGAGTTTTATGAAGGTTTTTTTCATGATGTGTCCTTTTCTTCTCGGCTCTTAGTGTCTTATTGATGTATTTGTTTGAGTTGGCATGTAGTTTGTCTGCTGGCACTCTTATGGAAAGTCTATTTTGTTGTACTGTATATGCTTTAGCTGCTATGTCCTGTTAAGCTCAGACTGTTGGTTGCTTCTACTGTTTCTTCAATGGTTACATTTTGAACTTCTGAGCTACATTAGTTATGTATTGGTATCAATATCAGCTTTGCTTATAGTAGCTTGTTCTAGTTATTTTTTGACCTATCCTTGGGGGTTGTCCCATGGATTGTTTAACCTTTTTTAGGGGGCTTGTCCCTAATTGTTTCCGTTGACTGCTACTGATCAGTATTGTGACTGCCTGCTATGGCTATTGCTGTTGTTTTGCTGAAGTTGCTGCTCTGCTACCTGTTTTTTACAGTACTGTTTTGTCTGTTATTGCTTCTGTTATGGCTGCTTGAGGAGTTGTGCTCAAATCATCGACAGCAAAAGGGAAAAGGTTTTGCATGCGACCAATCTTAGCAGGCTAAGCTTTGTCCATGTGAAAATCGATTTGCAGCAAAGATATGTCTGTAGCCTGGTAATAGTGCAAGGATTTTATTAGTGTTAAGTACCCCATTCTCCAATGATTGTTTGATTAATCCTGTGCATCGTGGCCGTGGTACTGTATCTACTGTATGATTTTTGAATGATTGAGGCATTGACACTTGCTAATCTTTGTAGTGATTATTTGTAAAATTATCTTAAACTAAACTTGCTTTTACGCTTGAGCCGCGGCTGTAAAGGATATATACGGTAGGATTTTATGGCCACCAGATGGAGTTCTTCAGATTTATGTAGGGCTTGGCTCTGCTTCTCTATAGTCCATCCAGGTGCAGACGAGCCCGTCAACGATCTCACGTTGATGATCGTTGACGATCCAGGAAGTTCATTCCGGATCTAGGATCCTCCTGGTGGAGCAGTgggaaaattgaaaataatttatgaaTTCTAGTTTCGAAACAATTGAAATCAAACACAATCCATTGATACTGTTTTGAGAATCCAATGGGGCTCAATTTAGGGCccaacgtaaaaaaaaaaaattgaaaaagcatGGTCGGGACGACTAATGATGGAAAATTAGTTAGATTGTACTATCATTAATTAATTCATTATTCTTTTGTCATTCTAAGCGTACAATAAGGACAGGCTTATCTCTACAAATATAAACGACACTCACCATACAAGTAGGGACTGGAGtaccttatttaaaaaaatggtgGATTTTCCACCATAACCGTTGTGAGTCTTACAAAATtaacagttcggatcatcaatAAAAACACGGTAGGGCCTACAACGGCAATGGTGGAAAACTCTAGCGACACAACAATTTTTTCCTTGGTTAAAAAGGGTAGAAAGGGCCCATTTTTATACAATAGAaccatataatatatattatttgtttcATTTAACAGCACAAGATGGCTTGTGGCTTGGTGGTTTGGTTGTGCCCATAGTGTTTGGGCTACTTGGGTTCGAATTCTAGCCAAATCCCTTTCTAAAAGTGTttcttctgaattttttttttatttctcatttgaaacttatttgttttcttatttcttgtttggaacttattttttattatttcttgtTAGATGTAGGggaaaataatactattttgataagtttttaattttacttgttatcttcTAATGtcaaatttacaaaccaaaggtTCAAAGCCtattcactaacaaaaacaaataaccgaaaaaaaattgataattttttaaagataaacaattgattttttaaagatattattatttttaattaaaagtcttagttgtttacttttttttcttgagaaatgAATATaatatgttatatattttttgatcttttttgaTACGATTATTTAGTGGGACCCATCACTTTGCCAAATAGGATCATTGTTGTCttctttgtttcctttcttGCTAAGAGCAATTCTGTTTTTATTTAAGTTAATCTCAATGAAGTTGGTTTTATGTGATACTTTAAAATGCCTTAACAAAAAGtaatcaactttattttttataattaaaatcAACATTTCCTAATCAACTTAATAGGGCATCTTTGCCCCTCTACACAAAGAGCAATATCTAAGAATATAATacgttatatattttttgatcatcTTCGATACGATTATTTAGTGGACCTCAATAACACAAAAAACTACTTCAACAATCAAGGCCGTTGATTTTGTTGTGCTTAATGATTAAATCATTATCATAGAAATTTGGTTCGATCGAATTTAGAAAGCTCCTTGATTGGGatgcaatttattttttggatgataGTTATCGTCCGATCAAATATATAGTGATACCCGATTAACTATATTCTTGTTAAGAATGATGAACTTCGTAAtttgtaaaagatagacggttcagatcaaaaaataaatactctgGTGGGGTCAGGGCATGTAATCTAATACGTTAATGCCTCGGGATGCATCAAATGTTGTCTGATTAGGCGGTCGCACATATCCGATGATCTCCGATTTTGGTGACAACGATGGAATCAGTGAGATGTGAAATCCTAATGGTTCAGATCGACCATTGTAAAAATTGAGTTGGTAATGACCTTTAAATCCTATACGTTCAATGTAATTCTTAACAAACTAAGTATTGTGTTGTACTTGAACGTACGTTAGCCATTTGACCGTGATAGAATTATGATGATCCAGATCgttgcttttgttttccttgttgattatatcattcttgtaaaaaattgtCTCAATTGAGTTTACAAAGCTTCTTTATTGAGACACAATTTACTTACAAAGTGGGTTTTTTCTGTCCGATCAAGTGTGTAGCGATTCCCGATTAACTTCGTTATTGGTACGAATGATGTGCTCcataatatgtaaaagatgggtggtttcgattgaaaaaaaaaaacactcaggTGGGAGTCGGGTATTGcaatctaatactttaatgCTTTGGAATGCATTAAATGTGATCCAATCAGGCGGTTGCCGATATCCGATAATCTTCGATATTGGTGATTCTAATTGAATCAAtgagacgtgaaatcctaaTGGTTCAGATCGACCATTATTGAAGTGTAATTGGCTGATTAAGTTTAGAATTCGTTACGCGAACGAATTCAACCTTTTTTAATGAaccttttttcccttctttaaATCAACACGTTTTCTACCACACTACGTCGTTCACGACTGCTAGAAGTTCACTACTGCTAGGGATCTTCCCCTCTACACTACGTCGTTCACCTTCCTGATTGGCGTCCGAACCCAAAAATTTCACCCAAAATTTTGACTCTCCCATTGGCGCTAAAATTTCCCTCTACTCGAAGAAGTCGTGAAATCTGGAAGAAAACCGCCCATTCTTCAATCTCTATCCCCATCTCATTCTGTTTGAAGCTTTCTCTCACACTCAATTTACTGCTGCAGGAAACCAggtattttttagattttggtcatACTTTTGCAATAATATGGGTAATTAATCACTATTCTCTGTTAATTGATTGCCAATCAAAACCAGTTTACGTTGAGACGATTACTTAGGTTCTAGTGTTTTTCAGGAATTCTGAAACCTTCTGTCTTTGAGTCAGTCAGTTGGGCAGCGAAAAGCCATGGACCCACGATCGTTAATCATACTATAACAACATGCGTACTCCCAATTACATAAAAGGCTCG
This DNA window, taken from Rhododendron vialii isolate Sample 1 chromosome 8a, ASM3025357v1, encodes the following:
- the LOC131336613 gene encoding uncharacterized protein LOC131336613 yields the protein MIHDCHFSFLYKYLFVLLLNYVAFLQSFDISLRRNVMDKSWMYQSRLTSEYLNGVEGFLNFAFQNASIDGKIVCPCVKCGNGRWVTRSEAVDHLICDGFIKGYTKWIAHGEALSSTTTAPIPTNSGNALGTNNSMREMLYDKFGISNRDIGMDDVPNNVELSNADAKKFYKLVNDAQKPLYPGCKEFSKLSLLVELFHNKCLGKWTNDSFTKLLRTFNRVIPEGEKLPNSYYEAKKVLGELGLSYKKIHDCPNDCMLYWKEHIDDTECHVCHEQRYKTVDSHEGAEGTSAKKRKKVPRKVLRHFPLIPRLQRLFMSSKIASFMKWHDEGRTKDGCMRHPADSPTWQTFDFQHKEFATDSRNVRLGLASDGFNPFGMMSNVHSTWPVILMPYNLPPWMCMKQPYFIMSLLIPGRSAPGNNIDVYLQPLIEELKELWGVGVDTFDSSTNQNFKMHAALMWTINDFPAYANLSGWSTKGRLACPSCHKDTCSSWLKYSGKHIYMDHRRFLEDSHMYRRDKRSFNGKEERRKAPCRLTGSMIQDQLKGVQFKFGKLVKDNPKLPFNWKKPSIFFELPYWKDNLLRHNLDVMHIEKNVCDSVLATLLNLVGKSKDHWKARQDLKDMGFRSELHPIEDESGRTYLPAACFSMTKKEKDIFYKVLKNVKVPDGYASNISRSFQDKEHKVYGLKSHDNHILMQQLLPLALRRVLPKQVRSPLIKLCNFFRELCGKVLHARDLIRLEKQIAITLCELERIFPPSFFDIMMHLPVHLATEAKLAGPVHYRWMYPIERYLATLKSYVRNKNRPEGSIAEGYLAEECLTFCSRYLEDVETRFNRVGRNDDEGSTVAARLPIFSTQGRPFGKVVTETLDQETLVKAHQYVLFNCDAVDKFSNQHQTMIRDRNPRLRIWEVQRMHNEKFASWFGNHVQDLQLAEDKQLSEELRALARGPDDVGKRYRGYLINGFRFHTREVERTRKFQNSGVVVTATTRSFSSASDNNPVAGDIAYYGVLTDVIELSYFGGRKVVLFKCDWMSEGKNRRPDEHGFTLVNFARLVHANEPFVLASQVQQAFYVEDPLDKGWHVVIKTTARDAFNMNTKSCIDDVETYLQSESCDGQLQDDQGDISLVREDVQGTTVDTIDATTAQVVEGDGVEGI